Proteins encoded by one window of Lathyrus oleraceus cultivar Zhongwan6 chromosome 1, CAAS_Psat_ZW6_1.0, whole genome shotgun sequence:
- the LOC127081301 gene encoding GDSL esterase/lipase At5g45960 has protein sequence MKNSGKHLLFSFMQIIFIILSLLCFTTRAEANFNKKVSGFYVFGDSTVDPGNNNYIDTLFKSNFQPYGKDFTNHVPSGRFTNGKLATDFIASYVGVKKELLPAYLDPNVIDNVNELMTGVSFASAGSGFDPLTPSISSVIPIPKQLEYFRECKKKLENVIGIEGTENHIKKAVFFMSAGTNDFALNYFTLPVRRNSFSLLGYQQFLIQRVKEFLQELLAEGAQKIVIAGVPPMGCLPFMITMNSPNAFLQRNCIERFSSAAKDYNQLLQQELNTMQFHLNSSNSPAKIYYIDIYQPLANMVQAHQKYGFEDINSGCCGSGYIEAALLCNKECNVCSDPSKYMFWDSIHPTEKAYYNLFLAFKSTIDCIVNN, from the exons ATGAAGAACTCTGGGAAACATTTGTTGTTTTCTTTTATGCAAATAATTTTCATTATTCTTAGCTTATTATGTTTCACAACAAGAGCTGAAGCCAATTTCAACAAAAAAGTCTCTGGCTTTTATGTGTTTGGAGATTCCACAGTAGACCCTGGAAACAATAACTACATAGACACACTTTTCAAAAGCAATTTTCAACCATATGGCAAAGATTTCACTAACCATGTTCCTTCCGGAAGGTTCACCAATGGAAAACTAGCCACTGATTTCATTG CTTCTTATGTAGGTGTGAAAAAAGAGCTTCTTCCAGCTTATTTGGATCCAAATGTTATTGACAATGTTAATGAGCTTATGACAGGAGTTAGTTTTGCTTCTGCTGGTTCTGGTTTCGACCCTCTTACACCGTCTATCTCT AGTGTGATTCCGATACCGAAGCAATTGGAATATTTTAGAGAATGTAAAAAGAAGCTGGAAAATGTGATTGGTATAGAAGGAACTGAAAATCATATAAAGAAAGCAGTGTTTTTCATGAGTGCTGGTACAAATGATTTTGCTCTTAATTATTTTACTCTTCCAGTAAGAAGAAATAGCTTTTCTCTCTTAGGATATCAGCAGTTCTTGATTCAACGTGTCAAAGAATTTTTACAG GAATTGTTGGCAGAAGGTGCTCAAAAAATTGTAATAGCAGGAGTCCCTCCAATGGGGTGCCTACCATTCATGATCACAATGAACTCCCCTAATGCCTTCTTACAACGCAACTGTATCGAAAGATTTTCCTCTGCTGCTAAAGATTACAATCAGCTCCTTCAACAAGAATTAAACACAATGCAGTTTCACCTCAATTCCTCAAATTCACCTGCAAAAATCTATTACATTGACATATATCAACCCCTAGCCAATATGGTTCAAGCACATCAAAAATATG GATTTGAAGATATTAATAGTGGATGTTGTGGAAGTGGATACATTGAAGCAGCACTTTTGTGCAATAAGGAATGCAATGTGTGCTCTGATCCATCTAAGTATATGTTTTGGGATTCAATTCACCCCACAGAGAAAGCATATTACAACCTTTTTTTAGCTTTCAAATCCACTATTGATTGCATTGTCAACAACTAG
- the LOC127081267 gene encoding glutamate receptor 2.7 encodes MHCLSTIPQALARVWLFFFLLTPSVLIFGFRDETNKVISIGVTIDVNSRIGKEQEVAMEIAAQKYNIASKEYNLALYFQNSAKDTLRAITLAEEMIKVQKVQVIIGMHTWPEAGIVAEIGSKAQVPIISFAAPTIMPPLMKTRWPFLVGQANKGTSYIKCIADIVQAYSWKRVVVIYEDDGYGGDYGMLALLAEALQDVDSMIEHRLVLPPISSIHDPGELVSEEMIKLKQAQSRVFIVLQSSLEMTIHLFKEASKVGLVGKESVWIIPESVTNLMDSVDKSAISYMEGALGIKAYYSERSKDYQDFEAQFRRTFWLKNPEEDNRYPGFYALQAYDSINIVTQAIDRMTSRNNSSPKSLLREIQSSNFVGLSGHIQLEDEQLMQKNLVLRIVNVAGKSYKELCFWTQQHGFTTVLHTGQGGNKVAGNTECFRGVRWPGNLDRDPKGWNMPTKQYPLKIAVRSRTSFYKFVKVEYGHNGKDDKYSGFCIDIFEQVQKLLGYDLPYKYHAINGTYNDLVQLVYNKTFDAVIGDMTIIEERLKYVDFTVPYAESGLSMIVPMKSGESAWMFMKPFTWELWLVTDAILIYTMLVVWYLEREPNPEFHGNWKLQLSTAFWFTFSSLFFAHREKMHSNLTRVVMFSWLFLVLVLTSCYTASLSSMLTVKQLRPKVTDIQWLKNNNKKVGCDGDSFVRTFLEKVEKFKPENIINITNEYKYDEAFANNSIAAAFLELPYEKVFISEYCKKYTGFIPRNRFGGLGFMFQKGSPLTRDFSKAILHLSEKAELKRLEEQWLITSQDCSNVTSSSDSDSLNLGSLWALYVISGATSTICVLISAIKCLKSRESHEDVPPEGNGTPSDERVWKAVITFAKQIRSKKLDNSNKVQDVTDSSSRSGDVSISDTPEHSQEMASQPKEVLVHITTDDIGTMEPYIPQNNCHIRHGKSSS; translated from the exons ATGCATTGCCTTTCAACTATTCCTCAAGCACTAGCAAGAGTTTGGCTATTCTTTTTCTTACTCACTCCTTCTGTTCTCATTTTTGGTTTCCGAGATGAGACAAACAAAGTTATATCCATTGGGGTGACCATTGATGTTAATTCTCGTATTGGGAAAGAACAAGAAGTAGCCATGGAAATTGCAGCCCAGAAATACAACATCGCTTCAAAGGAATACAACCTGGCTCTCTATTTTCAGAACTCTGCCAAGGATACCCTCAGGGCCATCACACTTG CTGAAGAGATGATTAAGGTGCAAAAGGTGCAAGTGATTATAGGGATGCACACATGGCCAGAAGCAGGTATAGTAGCTGAAATAGGAAGCAAAGCTCAAGTTCCTATCATATCCTTTGCAGCACCTACCATAATGCCACCATTGATGAAAACTCGATGGCCTTTTCTGGTGGGACAAGCAAACAAAGGTACATCATATATAAAATGCATTGCAGACATAGTGCAGGCATATAGCTGGAAAAGAGTAGTAGTAATCTACGAAGATGACGGGTACGGGGGAGATTATGGGATGCTAGCTCTGCTAGCTGAGGCCCTTCAGGATGTGGATTCAATGATTGAACACCGCTTAGTCCTTCCCCCAATCTCTTCTATACATGATCCAGGAGAGTTAGTTAGTGAAGAGATGATTAAGTTAAAACAAGCACAATCTCGGGTGTTCATAGTGCTGCAATCATCGTTAGAAATGACAATCCATTTGTTCAAAGAAGCTTCAAAAGTTGGACTGGTGGGTAAAGAATCAGTTTGGATAATCCCAGAGAGCGTAACAAATTTGATGGACTCTGTCGATAAATCTGCTATTTCCTATATGGAAGGAGCTTTAGGAATTAAAGCCTACTACTCAGAGAGAAGCAAGGATTATCAAGACTTTGAGGCTCAGTTCAGGAGAACTTTTTGGTTAAAGAATCCAGAGGAAGATAACCGATACCCAGGATTTTATGCTCTACAAGCATATGATAGCATTAATATTGTAACTCAAGCAATCGACAGAATGACCAGTAGAAACAATAGCAGCCCAAAGAGTTTGCTAAGAGAAATACAGTCTAGCAATTTCGTTGGTTTGAGTGGCCATATTCAACTTGAAGATGAACAACTCATGCAGAAGAATCTTGTATTAAGAATTGTAAATGTGGCTGGGAAGAGTTACAAGGAATTATGCTTTTGGACTCAACAACATGGCTTCACAACAGTCCTCCATACCGGACAAGGTGGAAACAAGGTTGCTGGAAATACAGAATGTTTCAGGGGTGTACGCTGGCCTGGGAATTTGGACCGCGATCCAAAGGGGTGGAACATGCCTACCAAACAATATCCATTGAAAATTGCAGTCAGAAGCAGAACCTCGTTTTACAAGTTTGTCAAGGTTGAGTATGGCCATAATGGAAAGGATGATAAATATAGTGGATTTTGCATTGACATTTTCGAGCAAGTACAGAAACTTCTGGGGTACGATCTTCCATATAAATATCATGCCATCAATGGAACCTATAACGATTTGGTTCAGCTTGTCTATAACAAG ACTTTTGATGCTGTTATTGGAGACATGACCATAATAGAGGAAAGATTGAAGTATGTGGATTTTACAGTGCCATATGCAGAATCAGGATTGTCAATGATAGTTCCAATGAAGTCTGGAGAATCAGCATGGATGTTTATGAAGCCATTTACCTGGGAATTGTGGCTGGTTACAGATGCAATCTTGATTTACACAATGTTAGTTGTTTGGTATCTTGAGAGAGAACCCAACCCAGAGTTCCATGGAAACTGGAAGCTCCAGCTCAGCACAGCCTTTTGGTTTACTTTTTCCTCTCTGTTCTTTGCTCATA GAGAAAAAATGCACAGCAACTTAACTCGAGTGGTGATGTTCTCGTGGCTTTTTCTTGTATTGGTTCTCACCTCATGCTACACAGCTAGTCTTTCTTCAATGCTCACAGTTAAGCAGTTGCGACCAAAAGTCACGGACATTCAATGGCTgaagaacaacaacaagaaaGTTGGTTGTGACGGCGACTCATTTGTTAGGACGTTCCTAGAGAAAGTTGAAAAGTTCAAGCCAGAGAATATCATAAACATAACCAACGAGTACAAGTATGATGAAGCATTCGCCAACAACAGCATAGCAGCTGCTTTTCTTGAGCTCCCATATGAAAAAGTATTCATTAGCGAATACTGCAAGAAATACACCGGCTTCATTCCTAGAAATAGATTTGGAGGATTGGGCTTT ATGTTCCAGAAAGGCTCTCCACTGACCAGAGATTTCTCTAAAGCTATATTACATCTCTCAGAAAAGGCAGAATTGAAGAGATTGGAAGAACAGTGGTTAATTACATCACAAGATTGCTCCAACGTGACGTCCTCCAGTGATTCGGATAGTTTGAATCTTGGAAGCTTATGGGCTCTATATGTCATCTCTGGTGCCACTTCTACTATTTGTGTACTAATATCAGCCATCAAGTGTCTAAAATCCAGGGAATCACATGAAGACGTTCCACCAGAAGGCAACGGAACACCAAGTGATGAAAGGGTGTGGAAAGCGGTTATTACATTTGCAAAGCAGATTCGTAGCAAAAAGCTTGACAATTCAAACAAGGTACAGGATGTAACTGACTCTTCTTCGAGATCAGGTGATGTGAGCATCAGTGATACACCTGAGCATTCACAGGAAATGGCTTCTCAACCAAAAGAAGTACTAGTACATATAACAACAGACGACATAGGAACCATGGAACCATATATACCTCAAAATAATTGTCATATTAGACACGGTAAAAGCTCGTCTTAG
- the LOC127081277 gene encoding glutamate receptor 2.7 yields the protein MSFYPLIISLFLFQSLANSSQNTTSIGVTIDVNSETGKQHRTAMQIAAQSFNIHYNNQNLVIFFRDSGRNPLQAASVAEELITKEKVKVIIGMETWQEAALVADLGAKFQVPIISFSSPPSVPSSLVQLRWPFLIQMSQNLSAQMNFIADMIHAFNSQKVIVIYEDNPYSSESGMLSLLSEALEKFNLQIEYLLALPPFTSLSDPKGFVLDELLKLLPLKSRVFVVLQASLPMVNHLFREAKKIGLLEKESSWIINEEITSMLENVDKSVLSSMKGVLGIKTNYSTSSSAYTHLQEKFQAENTEKVEFKPGSNVLLAYDSITIVTKALEKMNTNSSSSKTLLQEMLSSDFNGLIGDIRFKERQLSYTPILRVIKVVDNDKKDTELDFWTPKLKFARSLREKTNDGTKEERSNDCLPKKWKIPNDTNPLQVAIPMNPAFDNFVKVSQNQTPTGFCIELFKEIRKILSEQYSGLPYNFIPFSESFDDILLKVKDETYDAIVGDVTILAKRAREVSFTQPYTESGLSLILPAETEDSAWLFMKPFSSVMWIATTGILIYTMIAVWFLEHHLNPEFGGPLKTQISTTLWFAFSSLFFAQKEKINSNSARVVVGVWLFLVFVLTSSYTANLSSLLTVQKLRSDRDIEWLKQNNLSVGCDNTSTFVKDYLIQVYKFSTHQVVEVGDEQDTLDKFKNKKISALFAESPYEKVFLNKYCKEYTSTTAAYKFGGLGFVFQKDDPMAKDFSEAILTLAENGKLKDLENIWLTPSNKCSNNSPSPEETESLTLDKFWGLYVICAATSTICLLLALLKKRLRNHNHYEEADQLPQGSVISESDDDNNNNSQRAIRVGTGLNIENLIKLNKSATFGGRVKEGVRRRNSPKLESISISDEQGDLPHSQSAAMP from the exons ATGAGTTTTTATCCTCTAATAATCTCACTTTTTTTATTCCAAAGTCTTGCCAATAGTTCCCAAAATACAACTAGTATTGGTGTGACCATTGATGTTAATTCTGAAACAGGTAAACAACACAGAACAGCCATGCAAATTGCAGCTCAAAGTTTCAATATCCATTACAACAATCAAAACTTGGTAATTTTCTTCCGTGATTCTGGTCGAAACCCTTTACAAGCAGCTTCAGTTG CTGAAGAATTAATCACTAAAGAAAAAGTTAAAGTGATTATCGGCATGGAAACATGGCAAGAAGCAGCTCTTGTTGCTGACCTTGGAGCCAAGTTTCAAGTACCAATAATTTCATTTTCTTCTCCACCATCAGTCCCATCATCATTAGTGCAACTTCGTTGGCCTTTCTTGATTCAAATGTCACAAAATCTTTCTGCACAAATGAACTTCATAGCTGATATGATTCATGCTTTCAACTCTCAGAAAGTTATAGTTATATATGAAGACAACCCTTATAGTAGCGAATCTGGAATGTTAAGCCTCTTATCCGAGGCTCTCGAAAAGTTTAACTTGCAGATTGAGTATCTATTAGCTCTTCCACCATTCACTTCTTTATCTGATCCAAAAGGGTTTGTTCTTGATGAATTGCTGAAGTTGTTGCCGTTAAAATCTCGGGTTTTTGTTGTACTTCAAGCATCGTTACCTATGGTGAACCATTTGTTTAGAGAAGCTAAGAAAATTGGATTATTGGAGAAAGAATCATCTTGGATAATCAATGAGGAGATTACAAGCATGTTGGAGAATGTAGATAAATCTGTTTTATCTTCTATGAAAGGTGTTTTGGGAATCAAAACCAACTATTCTACAAGCTCTAGTGCTTATACTCATTTGCAGGAAAAATTTCAAGCTGAGAATACAGAAAAAGTTGAGTTCAAACCAGGATCAAATGTTTTGCTAGCTTATGATAGCATCACAATTGTCACAAAGGCTTTGGAGAAAATGAATACTAATTCTAGTAGCTCAAAGACGTTATTGCAGGAGATGTTATCCTCCGATTTCAATGGCTTAATTGGTGATATAAGATTCAAAGAAAGACAACTATCCTACACTCCAATATTAAGAGTCATCAAAGTGGTTGATAATGATAAGAAAGATACTGAATTGGACTTTTGGACACCAAAGTTGAAGTTTGCTAGATCTCTTAGAGAGAAAACAAATGATGGTACTAAAGAAGAAAGATCAAATGACTGTCTACCTAAGAAATGGAAAATACCGAATGATACAAACCCTTTACAAGTTGCAATTCCTATGAATCCCGCATTTGATAACTTTGTGAAAGTCTCTCAAAATCAAACTCCTACCGGTTTTTGTATTGAACTTTTTAAAGAGATCCGAAAAATTCTGAGTGAGCAGTATTCTGGTCTTCCCTATAATTTTATCCCTTTCTCCGAATCTTTTGATGATATTTTGCTTAAAGTAAAAGATGAG ACCTATGATGCTATTGTAGGAGATGTAACAATACTTGCCAAACGAGCAAGAGAGGTATCATTCACTCAACCATATACTGAATCAGGCTTATCACTCATACTTCCAGCAGAAACTGAAGATTCAGCATGGTTGTTTATGAAACCATTTAGCTCGGTAATGTGGATTGCAACTACTGGTATCCTAATCTACACAATGATTGCCGTTTGGTTCTTAGAACACCACTTGAATCCTGAATTTGGTGGACCATTGAAAACACAAATCAGCACGACTCTATGGTTTGCGTTTTCTTCTCTATTTTTTGCACAGA AGGAGAAAATAAACAGCAACTCAGCAAGAGTAGTAGTTGGAGTATGGTTATTTCTTGTGTTTGTTCTGACCTCAAGCTACACTGCAAATCTTTCATCATTGCTTACTGTCCAAAAATTGAGGTCTGACAGAGACATTGAATGGCTTAAACAAAACAATCTATCAGTTGGTTGTGATAACACTAGTACCTTTGTAAAGGACTACTTGATCCAAGTGTATAAATTCTCTACGCATCAAGTTGTAGAAGTTGGGGATGAACAAGACACTTTGGATAAATTCAAGAACAAAAAAATTTCTGCTCTATTTGCTGAGAGCCCATACGAGAAGGTTTTCTTGAATAAATACTGCAAAGAATACACTTCAACTACAGCAGCCTATAAATTTGGAGGATTGGGATTT GTTTTTCAAAAAGACGATCCAATGGCAAAAGACTTTTCTGAAGCAATTTTAACACTGGCAGAAAATGGAAAATTAAaagatttggaaaatatatggTTAACACCTTCCAATAAATGCTCAAACAACTCACCATCTCCAGAAGAAACTGAGAGTCTGACTCTTGACAAATTTTGGGGACTCTATGTCATATGTGCTGCCACATCCACCATCTGCTTACTACTAGCTTTGTTGAAGAAGCGTTTACGTAACCATAACCACTATGAAGAAGCTGATCAACTTCCTCAAGGAAGTGTAATCTCCGAATCtgatgatgataataataataattctcAGAGAGCAATTAGAGTTGGTACAGGTTTAAACATTGAGAATCtcattaaattaaataaatctGCAACTTTTGGTGGACGTGTAAAAGAAGGTGTACGTCGTAGAAATTCACCAAAATTGGAGAGTATAAGCATTTCTGATGAACAGGGCGATCTTCCTCACTCCCAATCAGCTGCCATGCCATAG